A region of bacterium DNA encodes the following proteins:
- a CDS encoding metallophosphoesterase, translating into MRRDVKRQSPGPDRTRFRLSSLLALSVFLWAAFCGQGAVLSVPETFQEHSQWCWAGTSQPILVYYGQEPTQCEIANWAWTRADCCGNPTFNWDNVDCNYWNYLYGTSGSLQAILAHWGVASAATAAELSQATVTAEIAAGRPFVMRWGWVGGGGHFLAGRGIEGDNVYYMDPWPGNGYETAAYDWVVSAAGDHDWTHSLRLTTDPPPSPSPVAGCTPSPSPSSPPSPAPTRSSTATPTVSPSPTASPAPSPSVPPSPSPSVPPSPSPSTTGSTTPSPGPTPSSSPPPSPSPTTSPSPAPVVRFAVIGDYGEACGNLGPEHEEDVADLVKSWDPDFIITLGDNNYPVGSAFTIDSNIGQFYSDYIYPYTGSWFSSATQNRFWPVMGNHDWYTYPPAPYYDYFALPGNERYYDLVDSRNIIRLFALDSDTNEPDGTSAGSTQGIWLQNGLAASTAVWNIVYLHHCPYSSSSSYAPGVAYMRWPFAAWGADAVLAGHAHHYERLSVDGIPYFVNGAGGGDLYSFTTPQPISQVRYNADWGAQWIEAASDHITFRFFNTAGDEIDSYTLYPPPPTATPTPSAPPTATPSSTPPPTATPSPTA; encoded by the coding sequence ATGCGCCGGGACGTTAAAAGGCAATCCCCCGGGCCGGATCGGACCCGGTTCCGCCTGTCTTCATTGCTGGCCCTATCGGTCTTTCTGTGGGCCGCCTTTTGCGGACAAGGAGCGGTCCTGTCGGTTCCGGAAACGTTCCAGGAGCACAGCCAATGGTGCTGGGCGGGAACGTCGCAGCCCATACTCGTATATTACGGCCAAGAACCGACCCAGTGCGAGATCGCCAATTGGGCCTGGACCCGGGCCGATTGCTGCGGGAACCCGACGTTTAATTGGGACAACGTCGACTGTAATTACTGGAATTACCTGTACGGAACCTCGGGGAGCCTGCAGGCCATCCTCGCCCACTGGGGGGTGGCCAGCGCCGCCACCGCCGCCGAGCTCTCCCAGGCCACCGTGACCGCGGAGATCGCGGCCGGCCGTCCTTTCGTCATGCGCTGGGGCTGGGTCGGGGGAGGGGGGCATTTCCTGGCCGGACGGGGAATCGAGGGCGACAACGTCTACTACATGGACCCCTGGCCCGGGAACGGCTACGAAACCGCCGCCTACGATTGGGTGGTCAGCGCCGCCGGCGACCATGATTGGACTCACAGCCTGCGGCTTACCACGGACCCCCCGCCGTCTCCGTCGCCCGTCGCCGGCTGTACGCCGTCGCCCTCTCCTTCATCCCCGCCATCGCCCGCCCCGACTCGTTCTTCCACCGCCACCCCGACCGTCTCCCCGTCTCCCACCGCGTCTCCTGCGCCCTCGCCTTCCGTGCCGCCGTCTCCTTCTCCCAGCGTTCCGCCGTCTCCGTCGCCTTCGACCACGGGTTCCACGACCCCGTCCCCCGGCCCGACCCCGTCATCGTCGCCTCCGCCCTCGCCCAGTCCGACGACCTCGCCTTCGCCGGCGCCCGTGGTCAGGTTCGCCGTCATCGGCGACTACGGCGAAGCTTGCGGAAATCTCGGGCCCGAACACGAGGAAGACGTGGCCGACCTGGTTAAAAGCTGGGACCCGGACTTCATCATCACCCTGGGAGACAACAATTACCCGGTGGGATCGGCCTTCACCATCGATAGCAATATCGGCCAGTTCTACTCCGATTACATCTATCCCTACACCGGGAGCTGGTTTTCTTCGGCCACCCAGAACCGTTTCTGGCCGGTGATGGGGAACCACGACTGGTACACCTACCCGCCGGCGCCCTATTACGACTACTTCGCTCTGCCCGGCAACGAGCGCTACTACGACCTGGTCGACTCTCGGAACATAATCCGGTTGTTCGCCCTCGACAGCGACACCAACGAACCGGATGGAACCTCGGCCGGGTCGACGCAGGGAATCTGGCTGCAAAACGGGCTTGCCGCCTCGACCGCGGTCTGGAATATCGTTTATCTGCACCACTGCCCGTATTCTTCCTCTTCCTCCTACGCTCCCGGCGTCGCCTACATGCGCTGGCCGTTCGCCGCCTGGGGGGCCGATGCCGTCCTGGCCGGCCACGCCCATCACTACGAACGTCTCAGCGTCGACGGGATCCCCTACTTCGTCAATGGCGCGGGCGGCGGCGACCTCTATTCGTTCACCACTCCCCAGCCGATCAGTCAAGTCCGCTACAACGCCGACTGGGGCGCCCAATGGATCGAAGCCGCATCCGATCACATCACCTTCAGGTTCTTCAACACCGCCGGGGACGAAATCGATTCCTACACCCTCTACCCCCCGCCCCCCACGGCCACGCCCACCCCGTCGGCGCCCCCCACCGCCACGCCCAGTTCCACCCCGCCGCCGACCGCCACCCCTTCGCCCACGGCCA